In Prevotella sp. oral taxon 475, one DNA window encodes the following:
- a CDS encoding endonuclease/exonuclease/phosphatase family protein — MLENMKKWTAQLMGGANVATILVMLVVGYSDRLNPIDYPFLSTLGLAFPVFLVINCAFLVFWAFFKLRGCILPLVGFIVCYAPVRTYVPFNITKTAPEGAIKVMSYNVFLFGGGGVPDEERWKMLDYIKQQNADILCLQEANLGGPFQKTIDSLFNSIYAYQDFRDKGITGDRLAFYSKYPILGARKIEYPASDNFSMAYLLDLGSDTVIVINNHFATTGLTEEQRQNFKTMMKGEMQAGQVKNESKKLVHKLSEYAQIRAPQVEAVAQFVREHRNRSVILCGDFNDSPISFARHRLAKELTDCYVESGNGPGISYHRNSFYVRIDYIMCSPDWQPYGCQVDNRIKTSDHYPIFCWLKKLRK, encoded by the coding sequence ATGCTGGAAAACATGAAGAAATGGACTGCTCAGCTGATGGGAGGAGCCAACGTGGCAACTATTCTCGTGATGCTGGTAGTGGGCTATTCGGACAGACTCAATCCCATTGACTACCCTTTCCTCTCTACGCTGGGACTGGCGTTCCCCGTTTTCTTAGTCATCAACTGCGCTTTTCTTGTTTTCTGGGCTTTCTTCAAACTGCGTGGCTGCATCCTTCCGCTGGTGGGCTTCATCGTTTGCTATGCACCCGTGCGCACGTACGTACCTTTTAATATCACGAAAACAGCACCCGAAGGAGCTATCAAGGTGATGTCTTACAATGTTTTTCTCTTTGGCGGCGGTGGAGTGCCTGATGAAGAACGTTGGAAAATGCTCGATTACATCAAGCAACAGAATGCCGATATTCTCTGTCTTCAAGAGGCCAACTTGGGCGGTCCCTTTCAAAAGACAATCGATTCGCTGTTCAATTCTATCTACGCTTATCAGGATTTTAGAGACAAAGGCATCACGGGCGATCGACTGGCGTTCTATAGCAAATATCCCATTCTTGGGGCCCGAAAGATTGAATACCCGGCTTCAGACAATTTTAGTATGGCCTATCTGTTGGATTTGGGCAGCGATACGGTGATTGTTATCAATAATCATTTCGCTACAACCGGACTCACCGAGGAGCAACGGCAGAACTTCAAAACCATGATGAAAGGCGAAATGCAGGCGGGACAAGTGAAGAACGAATCGAAAAAGCTGGTGCACAAGTTGAGCGAATATGCTCAGATAAGAGCTCCGCAGGTGGAAGCCGTGGCGCAGTTTGTGCGTGAACACAGGAATAGAAGCGTGATTCTCTGCGGCGATTTTAACGACAGTCCGATTTCTTTTGCACGGCATCGGTTGGCCAAAGAACTCACCGACTGCTACGTGGAGAGCGGTAACGGGCCAGGTATCAGCTATCATCGCAATAGCTTTTATGTGCGGATAGATTACATCATGTGTTCTCCCGACTGGCAACCGTATGGCTGCCAGGTAGACAACAGAATTAAAACCTCTGACCATTACCCCATTTTTTGCTGGTTGAAAAAGCTCCGCAAATAG
- the secDF gene encoding protein translocase subunit SecDF: protein MQNKGIVIVTAVLLTLASIFYLSFSFATSYYDKQAAELKDPIAQQNYKDSVKYLGIYSYQKCLETQIGLGLDLKGGMNVILEISVPDVIETLADHKSNAAFLKSLEEAKKEEETSQSDFISLFIKYYKQNAPGHQLAELFATQQLQGKVSPQSSDSQVEKVLRQEVQAAIDNSFNVVRTRIDKFGVVQPNIQKLEGQEGRIMVEMPGVREPERVRKLLQGSANLEFWETFNASEIIPYLTQLDARLANEGSSDTAAVDTAAAKAKAEKEVAAAKDNAPKFKLNTDDKKTAAVKQQSSDAQTAAALKAHPLLARLQTTGGNALSVVGYANVRDTAAINKLIYGDVAKQVLPSDLKLLWSAKPADGLNVKNIFELHALKVTTTNGRAPMEGDVITDASDEFNHMSGAPEVNMRMNSDGARRWAALTKANVGRAIAIVLDDAVYSAPRVNGEIDGGSSSISGNFTIEDTKDLANTLKSGRMPAPARIVQEEVVGPTLGAQSIQQGIESFAIAFVVLMAYMILMYGFTPGMMANMALIVNLFFTLGILTSFQAALTMSGIAGMVLSLGTAVDANVLIYERTKEELAAGKGIKQAIREGYGNAFSAIFDSNLTSIITGIILYVFGTGPIRGFATTLIIGIVCSFFTAVYLTRLVYEYQMKKDRWLGLTFTTGFSKNFMQNVRFPFMSIYKKTFALVVVLIVVFVVSFFTRGLSRSIDFTGGRNYVVTFEKQVQPEQVRSILSNAFPGCTTGALALGTDHKTIRISTNYKIESNSPTVDDEAETILYNALKKAGLVSQKNVEAFKNPDIRQGGSIISSTKVGPSVAKDITYGAIISVFFALIAIFVYILIRFRNIAFSVGSTVALAIDTTIVIGFYSLLWGFMPFSLEIDQTFIGAILTVIGYSINDKVVVFDRIRENMHLHQKQDFRSLFNDSINQTLARTINTSFSTLIVLLCILFLGGESIQSFAFAMSLGVVFGTLSSIFIAAPIAFLTLGKTQKSRPLEAELAV from the coding sequence ATGCAAAACAAAGGTATCGTTATTGTAACTGCCGTCTTGTTGACGCTTGCAAGTATCTTCTACCTGTCGTTCTCCTTTGCTACCAGCTACTATGACAAGCAGGCCGCAGAGCTGAAAGACCCCATTGCCCAACAGAACTACAAAGACTCTGTGAAGTATCTTGGCATCTATTCTTATCAAAAATGCTTGGAAACACAGATTGGTCTCGGTCTGGACCTGAAGGGGGGAATGAACGTTATCTTGGAGATTAGCGTGCCGGATGTCATCGAAACGCTGGCAGACCACAAAAGCAATGCTGCTTTCTTGAAATCGTTGGAAGAGGCTAAAAAGGAAGAGGAAACCAGTCAGAGTGACTTTATATCCCTCTTTATCAAATACTACAAACAGAATGCACCGGGCCATCAACTGGCCGAACTCTTTGCTACGCAACAGCTCCAGGGAAAGGTTTCGCCGCAAAGCAGCGACTCGCAGGTGGAAAAGGTGTTGCGCCAAGAGGTGCAGGCGGCTATCGACAACTCGTTTAATGTGGTTCGCACGCGTATCGATAAGTTTGGTGTGGTTCAGCCCAATATTCAAAAACTCGAAGGCCAAGAAGGACGTATCATGGTGGAAATGCCGGGCGTACGTGAGCCGGAGAGAGTGCGTAAATTGCTGCAGGGCTCGGCTAACTTGGAGTTCTGGGAGACGTTCAACGCCTCGGAAATTATTCCTTACTTAACTCAGCTCGATGCTCGTCTGGCCAACGAAGGCTCGTCGGACACGGCCGCGGTAGACACTGCGGCTGCAAAAGCCAAGGCTGAAAAGGAAGTGGCTGCCGCGAAAGACAATGCTCCGAAATTTAAACTCAATACAGACGATAAGAAGACTGCGGCTGTAAAACAACAAAGCAGCGACGCACAGACCGCTGCTGCCTTGAAGGCGCACCCGCTCTTGGCACGCTTACAAACCACGGGTGGCAACGCCTTGAGCGTGGTGGGTTATGCCAACGTTCGCGATACGGCGGCCATCAACAAACTCATCTATGGCGATGTGGCCAAACAAGTGTTGCCGTCCGACCTGAAACTGCTCTGGAGTGCGAAACCTGCAGACGGTTTGAACGTCAAGAATATTTTCGAACTGCACGCCTTGAAGGTAACGACTACCAACGGACGAGCTCCGATGGAGGGCGACGTTATCACCGATGCGAGCGACGAATTCAATCATATGAGCGGTGCCCCTGAGGTGAACATGCGAATGAACTCGGACGGTGCGCGTCGCTGGGCGGCACTTACGAAAGCTAATGTTGGTCGTGCCATTGCCATTGTTCTCGACGATGCCGTATACAGTGCACCGCGTGTGAACGGCGAAATCGATGGTGGTTCGTCTTCCATTAGCGGAAACTTCACCATCGAAGACACCAAAGACCTGGCCAATACGCTGAAATCGGGTCGTATGCCGGCACCTGCCCGCATTGTGCAAGAAGAGGTGGTGGGCCCCACGCTCGGTGCCCAATCCATCCAGCAAGGTATCGAATCGTTCGCCATCGCCTTTGTTGTGCTCATGGCCTACATGATCTTGATGTACGGTTTTACACCCGGAATGATGGCCAACATGGCCCTCATCGTCAATCTGTTCTTCACGTTGGGCATCCTCACCTCTTTCCAGGCGGCCCTCACGATGTCGGGAATTGCCGGAATGGTGCTCTCGTTGGGTACGGCGGTAGATGCCAACGTGCTCATCTATGAACGAACGAAAGAAGAACTGGCTGCAGGAAAGGGCATCAAACAAGCCATCCGCGAGGGCTATGGCAATGCCTTCTCGGCTATCTTCGACTCCAACTTGACCAGTATTATCACCGGAATCATCCTCTATGTCTTTGGAACTGGGCCTATTCGAGGCTTTGCCACGACACTCATCATCGGTATCGTCTGCTCGTTCTTCACAGCTGTTTACCTCACACGTTTGGTTTACGAGTATCAGATGAAGAAAGACCGCTGGCTCGGACTTACCTTTACAACCGGTTTTTCGAAAAACTTCATGCAGAACGTGCGCTTCCCCTTCATGAGCATTTATAAGAAAACGTTTGCGTTGGTGGTTGTGCTGATCGTTGTATTCGTGGTGAGCTTCTTCACTCGCGGACTGAGTCGGAGCATCGACTTCACCGGTGGTCGCAACTACGTCGTGACCTTCGAAAAGCAAGTTCAGCCCGAGCAGGTGCGCTCCATCCTCTCCAATGCCTTCCCTGGCTGTACCACCGGCGCGCTGGCATTGGGAACTGACCACAAGACGATTCGTATCTCGACCAACTATAAGATAGAGAGCAATAGCCCAACAGTGGACGACGAGGCCGAAACCATCCTCTACAACGCATTGAAGAAGGCCGGACTGGTTTCGCAGAAGAATGTCGAAGCCTTCAAGAACCCCGATATCCGCCAAGGCGGTTCCATCATCAGCAGTACGAAAGTGGGCCCATCGGTAGCGAAAGACATCACCTACGGAGCCATCATCAGCGTATTCTTCGCCTTGATAGCGATCTTCGTCTACATTCTTATTCGTTTCCGCAACATCGCTTTCTCGGTAGGTTCCACTGTGGCACTGGCCATTGACACCACCATCGTCATCGGATTCTACTCGTTGCTGTGGGGATTCATGCCCTTCTCGCTGGAGATCGACCAAACCTTCATCGGTGCCATCCTCACCGTCATCGGTTATTCGATTAACGACAAGGTAGTGGTGTTCGACCGAATCCGCGAGAACATGCACCTGCACCAGAAGCAAGACTTCCGCAGTTTGTTCAACGACAGCATCAACCAGACCCTTGCCCGCACCATCAACACCTCGTTCTCGACGCTCATCGTGTTGCTCTGCATCCTCTTCCTTGGCGGCGAGAGCATCCAGAGCTTTGCCTTTGCGATGAGTCTTGGTGTCGTCTTTGGAACGCTCTCTTCCATCTTTATCGCGGCTCCCATCGCCTTCCTCACGCTGGGCAAGACGCAGAAGAGCCGTCCGCTCGAGGCCGAACTGGCTGTGTAA
- a CDS encoding DMT family transporter, translating to MTEERTLMHHVVAFVTVAIWGSTFISTKLLIHAGLSPAQIFTLRFLIAYVLMLVVGLWGPRGLGGRRLLSDSWQDEACMMLLGITGGSAFFLFQNEALAFSTATNVSLIVCSCPLFTMILLRLFYADTSLGRWQVLGTVFSFVGMAVVVLNGQFVLNLSPLGDFLALCACLAWAVYSLVIKRMNKRYNSFFITRKVFFYGLLTMLPYYAFVPRFPQWQLLLRPEIVAHLLFLGVLASMVCFLTWTWVMGKLGAMRATNYIYVNPITTIVFAAWVLHETITAYFIVGTLLILLGLFLSGKIQNR from the coding sequence ATGACCGAAGAAAGAACTCTGATGCATCATGTGGTGGCCTTTGTCACGGTAGCCATATGGGGTTCCACGTTCATCTCTACCAAACTGTTGATTCATGCCGGGTTGTCGCCTGCGCAAATCTTTACGTTACGTTTTCTCATAGCCTATGTGCTGATGCTCGTTGTGGGGCTTTGGGGGCCGCGTGGGTTAGGTGGCCGCCGACTGTTGAGCGACAGTTGGCAAGACGAAGCCTGCATGATGTTGCTCGGAATCACAGGAGGTTCGGCATTTTTCCTTTTCCAAAACGAAGCCTTGGCCTTCTCTACGGCCACCAATGTGTCGTTGATCGTCTGCTCGTGCCCGTTGTTCACGATGATTTTGTTACGTCTTTTTTATGCAGACACCTCTCTGGGGCGGTGGCAAGTGTTAGGAACGGTCTTCTCTTTCGTAGGGATGGCTGTGGTGGTGCTTAACGGGCAGTTTGTACTCAACCTCTCTCCCTTGGGCGATTTCTTAGCCCTTTGCGCTTGTTTGGCGTGGGCGGTCTACTCGCTCGTCATCAAACGCATGAACAAACGTTACAATAGCTTCTTCATCACCCGCAAAGTGTTTTTCTACGGACTGCTGACGATGTTGCCCTATTACGCCTTTGTGCCTCGGTTTCCCCAGTGGCAACTGTTGCTTCGACCGGAGATTGTGGCGCATTTGCTCTTTCTGGGCGTACTGGCCTCGATGGTTTGCTTCCTGACATGGACGTGGGTGATGGGTAAACTCGGAGCGATGCGCGCCACCAACTATATCTACGTCAACCCCATTACCACGATTGTGTTTGCCGCTTGGGTGCTGCATGAAACCATCACCGCTTATTTCATCGTCGGAACACTGCTCATCCTGCTGGGACTTTTCCTCAGCGGAAAGATTCAAAACCGATGA
- a CDS encoding endonuclease/exonuclease/phosphatase family protein — MNALLVLLLSVFTLVQLNCENLFDCTHDPQKADQEFLPDAAKHWTVARYWKKLNRIGQEIIACGGEGSVWALPDVVALCEVENDSVMRDLTRRSLLRTARYEYVMTHSPDRRGINVALLYSPFTFSLLKSYALRIPPMAGRPPTRDILYVKGLTAAVDTLHLFVLHAPSKAGGEVETRPFRIAVARRLCQSVDSIRRLEPHARILVVGDFNDDGKAESLQLMAQSGLTDVSLNACGTHGAKGTYRYQGEWSCLDHVFASSEIADKGVSCTIFDAPFLLEADEKYGGWRPWRTYFGPKYQGGFSDHLPLVVRLGVSSSASSNPLESTE; from the coding sequence ATGAATGCTCTGCTCGTTCTGCTGCTCTCGGTCTTTACCTTGGTGCAACTCAACTGCGAAAATCTTTTCGACTGCACCCACGACCCGCAGAAAGCCGATCAGGAATTCTTGCCCGATGCCGCCAAACATTGGACGGTGGCGCGGTATTGGAAGAAACTGAACCGCATCGGTCAGGAGATTATCGCCTGCGGAGGCGAAGGTTCTGTCTGGGCATTGCCCGATGTGGTGGCTTTGTGCGAGGTGGAAAACGACAGCGTTATGCGTGATCTCACGCGCCGTTCCTTGCTTCGCACCGCCCGATACGAATATGTGATGACCCATTCGCCCGACCGTCGAGGCATCAACGTGGCCCTTTTGTATTCGCCTTTCACCTTTTCGCTGCTCAAGAGTTATGCCTTGCGCATACCACCGATGGCCGGAAGACCGCCCACGCGCGACATTTTGTATGTCAAAGGCCTCACCGCGGCGGTAGATACCCTGCATCTCTTCGTGCTGCATGCCCCGAGTAAGGCCGGCGGAGAGGTCGAGACGCGCCCGTTTCGTATAGCGGTGGCGCGAAGATTGTGCCAATCGGTCGACTCGATTCGCCGTCTCGAGCCCCACGCCCGCATCCTTGTGGTAGGCGATTTCAACGACGATGGCAAGGCCGAATCGCTCCAACTGATGGCTCAAAGCGGACTGACCGACGTTTCTCTCAATGCCTGTGGCACGCACGGAGCTAAAGGAACCTATCGTTATCAAGGCGAGTGGAGCTGCTTAGACCATGTTTTTGCCTCTTCCGAAATCGCGGATAAGGGTGTGAGCTGCACCATCTTCGATGCTCCTTTCTTGCTGGAAGCGGATGAAAAGTATGGAGGCTGGCGACCGTGGCGCACATATTTCGGTCCTAAATACCAAGGTGGATTCAGCGATCACCTGCCCTTGGTGGTGCGGTTGGGCGTGTCTTCTTCTGCTTCTTCTAACCCGTTGGAATCCACAGAATAA
- a CDS encoding HU family DNA-binding protein — translation MNKTELIDKIAAGSGLSKADSKKALDACVGALKAALVAGDKVQLVGFGTFSVNERPAREGINPATKQKIKIAAKKVAKFKAGAELTDAIQ, via the coding sequence ATGAACAAAACTGAATTGATCGACAAAATCGCAGCTGGCTCGGGCTTGAGCAAAGCTGATTCGAAGAAAGCATTAGACGCATGCGTAGGTGCATTGAAAGCAGCTCTCGTAGCAGGTGACAAAGTACAGCTGGTTGGCTTCGGCACGTTTAGCGTGAACGAGCGTCCCGCACGCGAAGGTATCAACCCCGCTACCAAGCAGAAAATCAAGATTGCCGCTAAGAAAGTGGCTAAATTCAAGGCTGGTGCTGAACTGACAGACGCCATTCAATAA
- a CDS encoding rhomboid family intramembrane serine protease codes for MGNIPTVTKNLLIVNVLAYLATVVLKTSLGIDLNDLLGLHFFMASDFRVYQLFTYMFMHGGLAHIFFNMFALWMFGVVVERVWGPRKFLFYYLSCGVGAGLMQELAQFVEIYLDFNAQAPIGVADAFALMRHYTTQLNGLTTVGASGAIYAILLAFGMIFPENRIFIFPLPIPIKAKWFVVFYAVLELYQAMTGAGGNVAHLAHLGGMVFGFFMIRYWQRHPSQNYRQTGGGNVFEKMKETFGKYNQTGQQPFEQEPQRESDWDYNARKKREQEEIDRILDKIRKSGYDSLTRDEKQRLFDQSKKK; via the coding sequence ATGGGCAACATACCTACTGTAACGAAGAATCTGCTGATCGTCAACGTGCTGGCTTATTTGGCGACGGTGGTTCTGAAAACTTCGCTTGGCATTGACTTGAACGACCTGCTCGGACTCCACTTTTTTATGGCGTCGGACTTTAGGGTGTATCAGCTCTTTACCTATATGTTTATGCACGGCGGACTGGCTCACATCTTCTTTAATATGTTTGCCCTGTGGATGTTCGGCGTGGTGGTGGAGCGCGTTTGGGGACCAAGAAAATTTCTGTTCTATTATCTTTCGTGCGGAGTGGGGGCCGGATTGATGCAGGAATTGGCGCAGTTTGTAGAGATTTATCTCGACTTCAACGCGCAGGCACCTATCGGTGTGGCCGATGCTTTTGCGTTGATGCGGCATTATACGACGCAGCTCAACGGGCTTACCACGGTGGGCGCATCGGGTGCTATCTATGCCATTCTGTTGGCTTTTGGTATGATTTTCCCCGAAAACAGAATCTTTATCTTTCCTCTCCCCATCCCGATCAAGGCCAAATGGTTCGTGGTGTTTTACGCCGTTTTGGAGCTTTATCAGGCCATGACAGGAGCAGGCGGCAACGTGGCGCACCTTGCTCACCTGGGCGGAATGGTGTTTGGCTTCTTCATGATTCGCTATTGGCAGCGACATCCCTCGCAAAACTATAGACAAACGGGGGGAGGCAATGTGTTCGAAAAGATGAAGGAGACTTTTGGTAAGTACAACCAAACAGGGCAACAACCCTTCGAACAGGAGCCGCAACGCGAGAGCGACTGGGACTATAACGCCCGTAAAAAGAGAGAACAGGAGGAGATAGACCGTATATTGGACAAAATACGGAAGAGCGGATACGACAGTCTGACGAGGGATGAGAAGCAAAGACTCTTCGATCAAAGTAAGAAAAAATAA
- a CDS encoding DJ-1/PfpI family protein produces the protein MSKKVAVVAVNPVNGLGLFSYLETFFENKIDYRVFAVYDDVNIRTNSGVALKVDDVIAHLVGKSNEYDALIFACGDAVPVFAQNMDKPYNQMLLQVIKEFGQSGKLLIGHCGAGVFFDMAEVDTGRQVACHPYVKDAVKNGVYSDAPYVVDGTLFTAAEENELHLMLPEVVKALQ, from the coding sequence ATGAGTAAAAAAGTAGCAGTAGTAGCCGTCAATCCGGTGAATGGTCTGGGTCTTTTCAGTTATTTGGAGACCTTTTTTGAAAACAAAATCGACTATCGCGTATTTGCCGTTTACGACGACGTGAATATCCGAACCAACTCGGGTGTTGCCTTGAAAGTCGACGACGTGATTGCCCATCTCGTGGGCAAGAGCAATGAATATGATGCTCTTATCTTTGCCTGCGGCGACGCTGTGCCGGTGTTTGCCCAAAATATGGACAAACCTTACAACCAAATGCTGTTGCAGGTGATCAAAGAGTTCGGGCAGTCGGGTAAACTCCTTATCGGTCATTGCGGTGCAGGCGTGTTCTTCGATATGGCCGAAGTGGATACCGGACGCCAGGTGGCGTGTCATCCTTACGTAAAAGATGCGGTGAAGAACGGTGTCTACAGCGATGCACCTTACGTCGTAGATGGAACTCTTTTCACTGCCGCCGAAGAAAATGAGCTGCATCTGATGCTGCCAGAAGTGGTGAAAGCTCTGCAATAA
- a CDS encoding GH92 family glycosyl hydrolase, which translates to MKTTLKTTFITLLFSLLGSAMAQAGSGEKTFPVDYVSTLVGTQSSYQLSTGNTYPAIALPWGMNFWVPQTGKMGDGWVYTYGAEKIRGLKQTHQPSPWINDYGQFAVMPTTGRLVFDEERRASWFSHKAETARPYYYQVYLADHDVTAEMAPTERAVVMRMTFPQTDSASFVVDAFDNGSFVKVIPAEQKIVGFTTKNSGGVPEGFKNYFVMQFDRPFDYVYAVRDGIITPSDSALCNHAGAIVGFKTTRQGERVCVRIASSFISEEQAWRNLKEVGNATLEEVKARGRQRWNEMLGRIEVQDDDIDHLRTFYSCLYRSLLFPRQLFEYDASGRPLHRSPYNGAVLPGRMYTDTGFWDTFRSLFPLLNLLYPEVSRGVQEGLKNAYQESGFLPEWASPGHRNCMVGNNSASIVADAYLCGLHESDAETLWKAVTHGANAVHPSVKSTGRWGYELYNRLGFVPYDVKINESVARTLEYAYDDWCIFQLGKALGKTKRELEPYRRRALNYRNVFDPQTRLMRGRNSDGTFQSPFNPFKWGDAFTEGNSWHYTWSVFHDPKGLIRLMGGNAAFNAMLDSVFNLPPLFDASYYGQVIHEIREMQLMNMGNYAHGNQPIQHAIYLYNYSGEPWKTQYWVREVMNRLYTAAPDGYCGDEDNGQTSAWYVFSALGFYPVCPGSGQYVLGSPYFKRIVLHLPGGKTTEISAPNNSPNNRYVAELFLNGQPYTHNYVTRNELLAGASLRFRLSPTPNRQRGTAAADAPYSFSE; encoded by the coding sequence ATGAAGACGACCCTCAAAACTACATTTATTACTCTCCTTTTTAGCCTCTTGGGCAGTGCCATGGCTCAGGCAGGAAGTGGCGAAAAGACCTTTCCTGTAGACTATGTGAGTACGCTTGTGGGCACACAATCGAGCTATCAACTTTCCACCGGCAACACCTATCCAGCCATTGCCTTGCCATGGGGCATGAATTTTTGGGTTCCTCAGACCGGGAAAATGGGCGATGGATGGGTGTATACCTATGGAGCCGAGAAGATAAGAGGCCTGAAACAGACGCATCAACCCAGTCCGTGGATCAATGATTACGGGCAATTCGCCGTGATGCCTACCACCGGACGACTGGTGTTCGATGAAGAACGACGGGCGAGTTGGTTCTCTCATAAAGCCGAAACGGCACGTCCTTACTATTATCAAGTATATCTTGCCGACCACGATGTGACAGCAGAGATGGCTCCGACAGAGAGAGCTGTGGTGATGAGAATGACTTTTCCACAGACCGATAGTGCCTCGTTCGTAGTGGATGCCTTCGACAATGGGTCGTTTGTGAAGGTGATTCCGGCAGAGCAAAAGATAGTGGGCTTCACCACAAAGAACAGCGGTGGCGTGCCAGAAGGCTTTAAAAACTACTTTGTGATGCAGTTCGATCGTCCCTTCGACTATGTCTATGCCGTGCGAGACGGCATCATCACACCATCCGATTCGGCTCTATGCAACCACGCCGGAGCCATTGTCGGCTTCAAAACCACTCGGCAAGGCGAGCGCGTTTGTGTGCGTATCGCCTCATCGTTTATCAGTGAAGAGCAAGCATGGCGCAACCTGAAAGAGGTAGGAAACGCCACGTTGGAAGAGGTGAAAGCAAGAGGTCGGCAACGATGGAACGAGATGTTGGGACGCATCGAGGTGCAGGATGACGATATAGACCATCTTCGCACGTTCTATTCTTGTCTCTATCGCTCGTTGCTTTTCCCCCGACAGCTTTTCGAATACGATGCTTCGGGCCGACCGTTGCATAGAAGTCCCTACAACGGAGCGGTGCTTCCGGGACGCATGTACACCGACACGGGCTTTTGGGACACCTTTCGCAGTCTTTTTCCGCTACTCAATCTCCTTTATCCCGAGGTGAGTCGAGGTGTTCAGGAAGGCTTGAAGAATGCCTATCAAGAGAGCGGTTTCCTACCCGAATGGGCCAGTCCGGGCCACCGAAACTGTATGGTAGGCAACAATTCGGCATCCATTGTGGCCGACGCTTACCTCTGCGGATTGCACGAAAGCGATGCCGAGACGCTTTGGAAGGCCGTGACTCATGGAGCCAACGCCGTGCATCCCTCTGTGAAATCGACAGGAAGATGGGGCTATGAGCTTTACAATCGACTGGGATTTGTGCCTTATGATGTGAAGATTAACGAAAGTGTGGCACGCACATTAGAGTATGCTTACGACGACTGGTGCATCTTTCAGCTGGGCAAAGCCTTGGGAAAGACCAAGCGCGAGTTGGAACCTTACCGCAGAAGAGCCCTCAATTATCGCAACGTTTTCGATCCGCAGACCCGCTTGATGAGGGGCCGGAACAGCGACGGAACTTTCCAATCGCCCTTCAATCCCTTCAAATGGGGCGACGCTTTTACCGAGGGAAACAGTTGGCATTACACCTGGTCGGTGTTTCACGACCCAAAAGGGCTCATTCGTCTCATGGGCGGCAATGCCGCGTTCAACGCCATGCTCGACTCCGTTTTCAACCTTCCGCCCCTCTTCGATGCCAGTTATTACGGACAGGTGATTCACGAAATACGCGAGATGCAACTCATGAATATGGGCAATTATGCCCATGGCAATCAGCCCATTCAGCATGCCATCTATCTCTATAACTACTCGGGCGAACCCTGGAAAACGCAGTATTGGGTGCGCGAAGTGATGAATCGGCTCTACACCGCTGCTCCCGACGGCTATTGCGGCGATGAAGACAACGGACAAACCTCGGCTTGGTATGTCTTCTCAGCCCTGGGTTTCTACCCCGTATGTCCGGGTAGTGGACAGTATGTCTTAGGCTCTCCCTATTTCAAACGCATCGTTCTGCATCTGCCCGGAGGAAAAACCACCGAGATTTCCGCTCCGAACAACAGTCCGAATAACCGATATGTGGCCGAACTTTTCCTCAATGGGCAGCCCTATACACACAATTACGTCACCCGAAACGAACTTCTTGCGGGCGCATCGCTTAGGTTCCGGCTCTCACCCACGCCTAATCGGCAGCGCGGAACAGCCGCCGCAGATGCTCCTTACTCTTTCTCCGAATAG